Proteins co-encoded in one Myxococcus xanthus genomic window:
- a CDS encoding protein kinase domain-containing protein: MTNRSTPRGWLPRERAARSTLRRAGVRHFPLPMVEDSHSERQVIGDRYVLERRLAGGGMGTIWVALDPKLQRRVALKLMAAHCAPAPLARRQFEWEAQAIARLQNPHVIQVHDCDLSGETPYIVMEWLVGEDLEALLNRRGRLSLAMVERLVAQTARALTAAHAAGVIHRDLKPANLFLARTEHGEQVKVLDFGLALLMSGGAARPHPEEEMAGTPRYMSPEQLRGLEPRLDHRCDLWALAVVAYRALTGQHPFPLESLRQMRLGNVPPPATPSSLSPELGMEVDAFFARALDVDPAHRFQSAHELASALTSAVDAGRPSRPAKILVVDDEPDIVVLMEQSFRKQIRRSVYQFLFAADGEEALEEMRQHPDIEVVLCDINMPRMDGLTFLSRVGEISSLTRVVIVSAYGDMNNIRTAMNRGAFDFITKPIDFPDLEATLVKTLKHVRELRRTVRYTEENGLLRMFVPGAVLERLPPLLQGSDAMAGEWVDGTVVFIDVDAFTPVLHQEAPPESLRRLNANFEAIVPELLARGGIVDKFMGDAVMAVFRGPGHVDLALEACHAIHRQLGALASRGGEGAPYAHGVCMGLDSGDLVAGSVGAKASGRLDFTVLGDVVNTAARLAARAGRGQVLVSGRAQARAASRFRLSPVETGLFELARDEGHGSPGPDDATAFLAPDAAAEGRGTTQGG, from the coding sequence GTGACAAACCGGTCGACGCCGCGCGGCTGGCTGCCGCGGGAGAGGGCGGCCCGCAGTACCTTGCGACGGGCCGGTGTGAGACACTTCCCGCTTCCCATGGTCGAAGACTCCCACTCCGAGCGACAAGTCATTGGCGACCGTTACGTCCTGGAGCGGCGGCTGGCGGGCGGTGGCATGGGTACCATCTGGGTGGCGTTGGATCCCAAGCTCCAGCGCCGCGTGGCCCTCAAGCTGATGGCGGCCCACTGCGCGCCCGCGCCCCTGGCTCGCCGGCAGTTCGAATGGGAAGCGCAGGCGATTGCCCGCCTCCAGAACCCCCACGTCATCCAGGTTCACGACTGCGACCTCTCCGGTGAGACGCCCTACATCGTCATGGAGTGGCTGGTGGGCGAGGACCTGGAGGCCCTGTTGAACCGCCGCGGCCGGCTGTCCCTGGCCATGGTGGAGCGGTTGGTGGCGCAGACGGCCCGTGCGCTCACCGCCGCGCACGCCGCGGGCGTCATCCACCGCGACCTCAAGCCGGCCAACCTGTTCCTCGCGCGCACGGAGCATGGCGAACAGGTGAAGGTGTTGGACTTTGGTCTGGCGCTGCTGATGTCGGGCGGCGCGGCCCGGCCGCATCCCGAGGAGGAGATGGCCGGCACGCCCCGGTACATGAGCCCCGAGCAGCTCCGAGGGCTGGAGCCGCGGCTGGACCACCGCTGTGACCTCTGGGCGCTGGCCGTGGTGGCGTACCGCGCGCTGACCGGACAGCACCCGTTCCCCCTGGAGTCCTTGCGGCAGATGCGCCTGGGCAACGTGCCGCCGCCCGCGACGCCTTCCAGCCTGTCCCCGGAGCTGGGCATGGAGGTGGACGCCTTCTTCGCGCGCGCCCTGGACGTGGACCCCGCGCACCGCTTCCAGTCCGCGCACGAGCTGGCCTCCGCCCTCACCAGCGCGGTGGATGCGGGCCGGCCGTCGCGCCCGGCGAAAATCCTGGTCGTCGATGACGAGCCGGACATCGTCGTGCTGATGGAGCAGAGCTTCCGCAAGCAGATCCGCCGCTCTGTCTACCAGTTCCTCTTCGCCGCGGACGGCGAGGAGGCGCTGGAGGAGATGCGCCAGCATCCCGACATCGAAGTCGTCCTCTGCGACATCAACATGCCGCGCATGGATGGGCTGACGTTCCTGTCGCGCGTGGGGGAGATCAGCTCGCTGACCCGGGTGGTCATCGTCTCCGCGTATGGCGACATGAACAACATCCGCACGGCGATGAATCGCGGCGCCTTCGACTTCATCACCAAGCCCATCGACTTCCCGGATCTGGAGGCGACGCTCGTCAAGACACTGAAGCACGTGCGCGAGCTGCGCCGCACCGTGCGCTACACGGAGGAGAACGGCCTGCTGCGCATGTTCGTCCCGGGCGCGGTGCTGGAGCGTCTGCCGCCGTTGCTCCAGGGCTCGGATGCCATGGCGGGCGAGTGGGTGGACGGCACGGTGGTGTTCATCGACGTGGATGCCTTCACGCCGGTGCTGCACCAGGAGGCGCCGCCGGAGTCCCTGCGCCGTCTCAATGCCAACTTCGAGGCCATTGTCCCGGAGTTGCTCGCGCGCGGCGGCATCGTGGACAAGTTCATGGGGGACGCGGTGATGGCCGTCTTCCGAGGCCCCGGGCACGTGGACCTGGCGCTGGAGGCCTGCCACGCCATCCACCGGCAACTCGGCGCGCTGGCGTCGCGTGGCGGCGAGGGCGCACCGTACGCGCATGGCGTCTGCATGGGCCTGGATTCGGGCGACCTGGTGGCCGGCAGCGTGGGGGCGAAGGCCTCCGGCCGGCTGGACTTCACCGTGCTGGGGGACGTGGTGAATACCGCGGCGCGGCTGGCGGCGAGGGCCGGGCGTGGGCAGGTGCTGGTCAGCGGTCGGGCCCAGGCGCGCGCGGCGTCACGCTTCCGCCTGTCGCCCGTGGAGACGGGCCTCTTCGAGCTGGCCCGCGACGAGGGCCACGGCTCACCGGGCCCCGACGATGCGACCGCCTTCCTGGCGCCGGACGCGGCGGCAGAAGGCCGGGGAACCACGCAGGGCGGCTGA
- a CDS encoding S1 family peptidase produces the protein MTRFLLGAPALLALVSCAGAPSQPAAATPASQVAPVVERVIAVPDVPRMTRKEQVRRILPHNVRLQLASQGRVLSTASGVVVGAERDANGATVAWVVTNAHAVAMDGMEAPELRVLVDRRAESLEHRGEVVAMGEVPDLDLALVRVPGLDLPAVELADDAELELGEDVVVAASPFGRALSLSGGMLSQVEWDKASQRPKMVKTDAPIGYGASGGGIFSLTTGRLLAIVEGYRTAKVDFEVQEENYSFDVPMPGETFAAPSAKVRHFLQAKGFGRLLARKPATEGGLAHSAGR, from the coding sequence ATGACCCGCTTCCTCCTGGGCGCCCCCGCCCTGCTCGCCCTCGTGTCGTGCGCCGGTGCCCCGTCTCAGCCGGCCGCCGCCACCCCCGCATCCCAGGTGGCGCCCGTCGTCGAGCGTGTCATCGCGGTGCCGGACGTGCCGCGCATGACGCGCAAGGAGCAGGTGCGGCGCATCCTCCCGCACAACGTGCGGCTGCAACTGGCCTCGCAGGGCAGGGTGCTCAGCACGGCGTCGGGCGTGGTGGTGGGCGCCGAGCGGGACGCGAACGGAGCCACGGTTGCCTGGGTGGTCACCAACGCACACGCGGTGGCCATGGACGGGATGGAGGCTCCGGAGCTGCGCGTGCTGGTGGACCGCCGCGCGGAGTCGCTGGAGCACCGGGGCGAGGTGGTGGCGATGGGCGAGGTGCCTGACCTGGACCTCGCACTGGTGCGCGTGCCGGGGCTGGACCTGCCCGCGGTGGAGCTGGCGGACGACGCGGAGCTGGAGCTGGGCGAGGACGTGGTGGTGGCCGCCTCGCCATTCGGCCGCGCGCTGTCGCTGTCCGGCGGCATGCTGTCCCAGGTCGAATGGGACAAGGCATCCCAGCGCCCGAAGATGGTGAAGACGGACGCCCCCATCGGCTACGGCGCGTCGGGCGGCGGCATCTTCAGCCTGACGACGGGCCGGCTGCTGGCCATCGTCGAGGGCTACCGCACCGCGAAGGTGGACTTCGAGGTGCAGGAGGAGAACTACAGCTTCGACGTGCCCATGCCCGGAGAGACGTTCGCCGCACCCAGCGCGAAGGTGCGCCACTTCCTCCAGGCCAAGGGCTTTGGCCGGCTGCTGGCGCGCAAGCCCGCGACGGAGGGTGGACTCGCACACTCCGCCGGGCGTTAG
- a CDS encoding carotenoid oxygenase family protein, whose amino-acid sequence MPETESVLKHPAPAATEAPPSLSREADGHALPGLHVPPGLRPGMPRNAMTTSPVEYVNEPLRVLVGTLPEDLQGHVYVAGPSVHAGSPALASDGLVLRLDFQVGGARFTSATMRTPSHYARQQVDAGATARGPLTRLLNRFRKTTLADVSLTLGPQETPNTAPFLVEGERMLLVTTDAGRPWAIHPKTLKAYTPLGYLREWNRALPTPWAFPLLQSTAHPAFDPAERLGPRINKDRPRLFFTNHAPKWPLGAGYTQLVSWDTEENRLNHWKLMDAATGEPVVASSLHQIAATRDYVVLLDSNFPINFWQIAAQAAVPFLPRVQRAVEWLTASPAAPQAVFWVVRRADLQTSPGTLDPENPPFVSAHRFQAGGGGLHFAAIYENPDDVITLVAAHSPTEDLSHTLQPGELLINGNRVQDWQAGMPTAVPVTRSSMGVHRIDMKRLRIQSNLYSHDDFTWGLTVFSNAGLVNGELEAHFRLLGHVMNAKLPTKELALYLNSDGFTADMVPEALYQLYKPVVGDKSALPIRDGRAASFCKFFVDSGRFEGYVLPTGWFGFAPQFVPSARFPQVPHWKGYVVALVVSDPTPDLPENSTGDEVWIFDSEDLAKGPICRLGSRNFDVGMTLHTTFLPPGLADLLEGQPPGNVAPYCVDVRQDLDMDAIERTYLEWPQTMLPRVPRVLFAPWRLGVKWALNFPKLRQVLQEDVYPHFPRK is encoded by the coding sequence ATGCCCGAGACTGAATCCGTCCTGAAGCACCCCGCCCCCGCGGCGACCGAAGCGCCCCCGTCCCTCTCGCGTGAGGCGGACGGCCATGCGCTCCCCGGTCTGCACGTCCCACCGGGGCTCAGGCCTGGCATGCCACGCAACGCGATGACCACCAGCCCGGTGGAGTACGTCAACGAGCCGCTGCGAGTGCTCGTCGGCACGCTGCCAGAGGACCTGCAGGGTCACGTCTATGTCGCGGGGCCCAGCGTGCACGCGGGCTCACCGGCCCTGGCCTCGGACGGGCTCGTGCTGCGCCTGGACTTCCAGGTGGGCGGCGCCCGGTTCACCTCCGCCACCATGCGCACCCCCTCGCACTACGCGCGCCAGCAGGTGGACGCGGGCGCGACGGCGCGAGGCCCCCTGACGCGGCTGCTCAACCGCTTCCGCAAAACGACGCTGGCGGACGTGTCACTCACGCTGGGCCCGCAGGAGACGCCCAACACGGCGCCCTTCCTGGTCGAGGGCGAGCGGATGCTGCTGGTGACGACGGACGCGGGCCGCCCGTGGGCCATCCACCCCAAGACGTTGAAGGCGTACACACCGCTGGGCTACCTGCGCGAGTGGAACCGCGCCCTCCCCACGCCGTGGGCCTTCCCCCTGCTGCAGAGCACGGCCCACCCGGCCTTCGACCCCGCCGAGCGCCTGGGCCCACGCATCAACAAGGACCGGCCCCGCCTCTTCTTCACCAACCACGCGCCCAAGTGGCCCCTGGGCGCCGGTTACACGCAACTGGTGAGCTGGGACACGGAAGAGAACCGGCTGAACCACTGGAAGCTGATGGACGCGGCCACGGGTGAGCCGGTGGTGGCGTCGTCGCTGCACCAGATCGCCGCCACGCGGGATTACGTGGTGCTGCTGGACTCCAACTTCCCGATCAACTTCTGGCAGATCGCCGCGCAGGCGGCGGTGCCCTTCCTGCCGCGGGTGCAGCGCGCGGTGGAGTGGCTGACAGCGTCCCCCGCGGCCCCACAGGCGGTGTTCTGGGTGGTGCGGCGAGCGGACCTCCAGACGTCACCCGGGACGCTGGACCCGGAGAATCCGCCGTTCGTGTCCGCGCACCGCTTCCAGGCCGGAGGCGGCGGGCTGCACTTCGCCGCCATCTACGAGAACCCCGACGACGTCATCACCCTGGTCGCGGCGCACTCTCCCACCGAAGACCTGTCTCATACACTGCAGCCGGGCGAGCTGCTCATCAATGGCAACCGCGTGCAGGACTGGCAGGCGGGAATGCCCACGGCCGTTCCCGTCACGCGCAGCTCCATGGGGGTGCACCGCATCGACATGAAGCGGCTGCGCATCCAGTCCAATCTGTATTCGCATGACGACTTCACCTGGGGCCTGACGGTCTTCTCCAACGCCGGCCTGGTGAATGGCGAGTTGGAGGCCCACTTCCGGCTGCTGGGCCACGTGATGAACGCCAAGTTGCCGACGAAGGAGCTGGCGCTCTACCTCAACTCGGACGGCTTCACGGCGGACATGGTCCCCGAGGCGCTCTACCAGCTCTACAAGCCCGTCGTCGGGGACAAGTCCGCGCTGCCCATCCGCGATGGCCGCGCGGCGAGCTTCTGCAAGTTCTTCGTCGACTCCGGCCGCTTCGAGGGCTACGTGCTGCCCACCGGTTGGTTCGGCTTCGCGCCGCAGTTCGTCCCCAGCGCCCGGTTCCCCCAGGTGCCGCACTGGAAGGGCTACGTGGTGGCGCTCGTCGTGTCGGACCCGACGCCGGACCTGCCTGAGAACTCCACGGGCGACGAGGTCTGGATCTTCGACTCCGAGGACCTGGCCAAGGGCCCCATCTGCCGGCTGGGCAGCCGCAACTTCGACGTGGGCATGACGCTGCACACCACCTTCCTGCCACCGGGCCTGGCTGACCTCCTGGAAGGCCAGCCCCCGGGCAACGTGGCCCCGTACTGCGTGGACGTGCGGCAGGACCTCGACATGGACGCCATCGAACGGACGTACCTGGAGTGGCCCCAGACGATGCTCCCACGGGTGCCCCGCGTGCTGTTCGCCCCGTGGCGCCTGGGCGTGAAGTGGGCGTTGAACTTCCCGAAGCTGCGTCAGGTGCTCCAGGAGGACGTGTATCCGCACTTCCCGCGCAAGTGA
- a CDS encoding Hsp70 family protein, protein MHKEPIIGIDLGTTNSCAAIVEDSGNVKLIPYKGGEYTIPSIFAIDDKGNELIGYEAKRQWQLNPRNTVYGSKRLVGRGFGSEVVDTMKQVVAYNMRPGKQSDVILDVGKKEFALQEISAKILGKIREVASNYLKMPIKRAVVTVPAYFNDRQRQSVKDAGKLIDLEVVRIINEPTAAALAYGVGKGLKEKVVIYDLGGGTFDVSIIEIRDRVFEVKATGGDVFLGGIDFDNAIIHHVLKDFAAKTGLDLATDPVAMQRIKDLAERTKIDLSAREEVPFNIPFITMTSQGQPLNIEMKFSRKMLEQLTNQLVDRTLQMVARVLVDSGLSTKDVDEVMLVGGQTRMPIVQDRLTKFFGKPPSKGVHPDEAVAIGAALYAHSLQDDTNLRIQLLDVIPMAIGLEKAGGAFHTVFPRNASIPNAKQLLATTSMDNQTELAVRIFQGDNELVARNDMLGEFTFSGIQPGRAGAAQVEITFDVNVEGILTMRARDPASGREMKTTVRVSNA, encoded by the coding sequence ATGCACAAGGAGCCCATCATCGGCATCGACCTCGGCACGACCAACTCGTGCGCGGCGATCGTCGAGGACAGCGGGAACGTCAAGCTCATCCCCTACAAGGGCGGCGAGTACACCATCCCCTCGATCTTCGCGATCGACGACAAGGGGAACGAACTCATCGGCTACGAGGCCAAGCGCCAGTGGCAGCTCAACCCGCGCAACACCGTCTACGGTTCCAAGCGGCTGGTGGGCCGAGGCTTCGGCAGCGAAGTCGTCGACACGATGAAGCAGGTCGTGGCGTACAACATGCGCCCCGGCAAGCAGAGCGACGTCATCCTGGACGTGGGGAAGAAGGAGTTCGCCCTCCAGGAGATCAGCGCCAAGATCCTGGGGAAGATCCGCGAGGTCGCCTCCAACTACCTGAAGATGCCCATCAAGCGGGCGGTGGTGACGGTGCCGGCCTACTTCAACGACCGGCAGCGCCAGTCGGTGAAGGACGCGGGCAAGCTCATCGACCTGGAAGTGGTGCGCATCATCAACGAGCCCACCGCGGCGGCGCTGGCCTACGGCGTGGGCAAGGGGCTGAAGGAGAAGGTCGTCATCTACGACCTGGGCGGCGGCACCTTCGACGTCTCCATCATCGAGATCCGTGACCGCGTCTTCGAGGTGAAGGCCACCGGCGGTGACGTCTTCCTGGGCGGCATCGACTTCGACAACGCCATCATCCACCACGTCCTCAAGGACTTCGCGGCGAAGACGGGCCTCGACCTCGCCACGGACCCGGTGGCGATGCAGCGCATCAAGGACCTGGCCGAGCGCACGAAGATCGACCTGTCCGCGCGCGAGGAGGTCCCCTTCAACATCCCCTTCATCACGATGACGTCCCAGGGCCAGCCCCTGAACATCGAGATGAAGTTCAGCCGGAAGATGCTGGAGCAGCTCACCAACCAGCTCGTGGACCGCACCCTGCAGATGGTGGCGCGCGTGCTGGTGGACTCGGGACTGTCCACCAAGGACGTCGACGAGGTCATGCTCGTGGGCGGCCAGACGCGCATGCCCATCGTCCAGGACCGGCTCACCAAGTTCTTCGGCAAGCCGCCCAGCAAGGGCGTGCACCCGGACGAGGCCGTGGCGATTGGCGCCGCGCTCTACGCGCACTCGCTCCAGGACGACACCAACCTGCGCATCCAGCTCCTGGACGTGATTCCCATGGCCATTGGCCTGGAGAAGGCGGGCGGCGCCTTCCACACCGTCTTCCCGCGCAACGCGTCCATCCCCAATGCCAAGCAATTGCTGGCCACCACCAGCATGGACAACCAGACCGAGCTCGCCGTGCGCATCTTCCAGGGCGACAACGAGCTGGTGGCCCGCAACGACATGCTGGGCGAGTTCACCTTCTCCGGCATCCAGCCCGGCCGCGCCGGCGCCGCGCAGGTGGAGATCACCTTCGACGTGAACGTGGAAGGCATCCTCACCATGCGCGCCCGCGACCCGGCGTCCGGCCGCGAGATGAAGACCACGGTGCGCGTCAGCAATGCCTGA
- a CDS encoding PrkA family serine protein kinase, with amino-acid sequence MDAKGYLQEVGAQVNADFVKNRSILSFEEYLSLFFSDPKGQARNAAQYLRDVMDHFGTTTVPHPTGTIRRFQVFDVPGSDRDDRVAGQEEVQNAIYRLLGNFVRAGRINKLILLHGPNGSAKSTLVNALKAGMEAYSRLPQGALYRLAWVFPSEKLIKGSIGFGERDSASGEMTTFAHLDAESIDLRMPCELRDHPLFAVPPGERRRLLETALKKKGLGNGDGESGDFILSDYVRDGELCSKCRRIYTALLNSYGGDWLKVMRHVQVERFYVSRRYQVGTVTVEPQMSVDAVVQQLTADRTQLNVPAPLHSTVLFEPHGPLVHANRGLIEYSDLLKRPLEAFKYLLGFSETGEVPLEPFVLQLDEVLIASANEKHLNAFKELPDFASFKGRIELVRVPYLRRYRTEQQIYDAQITSTTVGKHVAPHATEVAAMWAVLTRLKKPIPDRYPQDVKELIDQVTPVEKLHLYEEGAPPDRLSLANTKELRKLREDLFTESDAYPNYEGRSGASAREIKTALFNAAQNTDYKCLNALAVLEELSAICKDKSVYEFLLQEVVDGYHDHDAFVRLAEAEYLDRVDSEVRESMGLVSEGQYRELVERYIQTISHWVRGEKMRNRVTGVMEAPEEQRMVEVEVIIMPRGEDAADFRRGLIASIGAHRLDNPDAVMDYGRIFPDMFKRLRDHYFEERKRVLRKNKENVLKYLSEDRNQLTAREQTQVQSTLKTMAERYGYCESCAKDAILFLMKKRYA; translated from the coding sequence TTGGACGCGAAGGGTTATCTGCAGGAAGTGGGCGCGCAGGTGAACGCCGACTTCGTCAAGAACCGGTCGATTCTCTCCTTCGAGGAGTATCTCTCCCTCTTCTTCAGCGACCCGAAGGGCCAGGCCCGCAACGCGGCGCAGTACCTGCGGGACGTGATGGACCACTTCGGCACCACCACGGTGCCGCACCCCACTGGCACCATCCGACGCTTCCAGGTCTTCGACGTACCCGGCAGCGACCGGGACGACCGGGTGGCGGGCCAGGAGGAGGTGCAGAACGCCATCTACCGGTTGCTCGGCAACTTCGTGCGGGCCGGCCGTATCAACAAGCTCATCCTCCTGCATGGGCCCAATGGCAGCGCCAAGTCCACGCTCGTCAATGCCCTGAAGGCGGGCATGGAGGCGTACTCGCGGCTGCCCCAGGGCGCGCTCTACCGGCTCGCCTGGGTGTTCCCGTCGGAGAAGCTCATCAAGGGCTCCATCGGCTTCGGCGAGCGGGACTCCGCCAGTGGGGAGATGACCACCTTCGCGCACCTGGACGCGGAGTCCATCGACCTGCGAATGCCGTGCGAGCTGCGGGACCACCCGCTCTTCGCCGTCCCGCCCGGCGAGCGCCGCAGGCTGCTGGAGACGGCGCTCAAGAAGAAGGGCCTGGGCAACGGGGACGGGGAGAGTGGCGACTTCATCCTGTCCGACTACGTGCGGGACGGCGAGCTGTGCTCCAAGTGCCGCCGCATCTACACCGCGCTGCTCAATTCCTACGGCGGGGACTGGCTGAAGGTGATGCGCCACGTCCAGGTGGAGCGCTTCTATGTGTCGCGCCGCTACCAGGTGGGCACGGTGACGGTGGAGCCGCAGATGAGCGTGGACGCCGTCGTCCAGCAGCTCACCGCGGACCGCACCCAGCTCAACGTGCCCGCGCCGCTGCACAGCACGGTGCTCTTCGAGCCGCACGGCCCCCTGGTCCACGCCAACCGCGGCCTCATCGAGTACTCGGACCTGCTCAAGCGGCCCCTGGAGGCCTTCAAGTACCTGCTGGGCTTCAGCGAGACGGGCGAGGTGCCGCTGGAGCCCTTCGTCCTCCAGCTCGACGAGGTGCTCATCGCGTCGGCGAACGAGAAGCACCTCAATGCCTTCAAGGAGCTGCCGGACTTCGCGTCCTTCAAGGGCCGCATCGAACTGGTGCGCGTGCCCTACCTGCGCCGCTACCGCACCGAGCAGCAGATCTACGACGCGCAGATCACCTCCACCACCGTGGGCAAGCACGTGGCGCCCCATGCCACGGAGGTGGCGGCCATGTGGGCGGTGCTCACCCGGCTGAAGAAGCCCATTCCGGACCGCTACCCGCAGGACGTGAAGGAGCTCATCGACCAGGTGACGCCGGTGGAGAAGCTGCACCTCTACGAGGAGGGCGCGCCGCCGGACCGGCTGAGCCTGGCCAACACCAAGGAGCTGCGCAAGCTGCGCGAGGACCTGTTCACGGAGTCGGACGCGTACCCCAACTACGAGGGGCGCTCGGGCGCCAGCGCGCGCGAAATCAAGACGGCGCTCTTCAATGCCGCGCAGAACACCGACTACAAGTGCCTCAACGCGCTGGCGGTGCTGGAGGAGCTGTCCGCCATCTGCAAGGACAAGAGCGTCTACGAGTTCCTCTTGCAGGAGGTGGTGGACGGCTACCACGACCATGACGCCTTCGTGCGGCTGGCGGAGGCGGAGTACCTGGACCGGGTGGACTCGGAGGTGCGCGAGTCCATGGGCCTGGTGTCGGAGGGGCAGTACCGCGAGCTGGTGGAGCGCTACATCCAGACCATCAGCCACTGGGTGCGCGGAGAGAAGATGCGCAACCGCGTCACCGGGGTGATGGAGGCGCCGGAAGAGCAGCGCATGGTGGAGGTGGAGGTCATCATCATGCCGCGCGGCGAGGACGCAGCCGACTTCCGCCGGGGACTCATCGCCTCCATCGGCGCGCACCGGCTGGACAACCCGGACGCGGTCATGGACTACGGCCGCATCTTCCCGGACATGTTCAAGCGCCTGCGAGATCACTACTTCGAGGAGCGCAAGCGTGTGCTGCGCAAGAACAAGGAGAACGTCCTCAAGTACCTGTCCGAGGACCGCAACCAGCTCACCGCGCGCGAGCAGACGCAGGTGCAGAGCACGCTGAAGACGATGGCGGAGCGCTACGGCTACTGCGAGTCGTGCGCGAAGGACGCCATCCTCTTCCTGATGAAGAAGCGCTACGCGTGA